One genomic window of Desmospora activa DSM 45169 includes the following:
- a CDS encoding GntR family transcriptional regulator: protein MLIQLDVQSETPLYTQIMHHIMEGIATGQLKPGDPLPSVRSLAVDLGINFHTVNKAYQLLKEKGFVQIHRQKGVVIQPGGMPKNDDFYREKLQKEIRPLLAEALCRGMDQEQFLQVCQTVYQKIHDGEE from the coding sequence ATGCTGATTCAATTGGATGTACAATCCGAAACTCCGCTATATACACAAATCATGCATCACATTATGGAGGGTATAGCAACGGGGCAGTTAAAACCGGGTGATCCTCTCCCTTCTGTACGATCTCTCGCGGTTGATCTAGGCATTAACTTTCATACGGTCAATAAAGCGTATCAATTATTGAAGGAGAAGGGCTTTGTCCAGATTCATCGACAGAAAGGGGTTGTGATTCAACCGGGCGGCATGCCTAAAAATGATGATTTCTACCGAGAGAAATTACAAAAAGAGATTCGACCATTATTGGCGGAGGCGTTATGTCGAGGGATGGACCAGGAGCAGTTTTTACAGGTGTGTCAAACGGTGTATCAGAAAATTCACGATGGAGAGGAATGA
- a CDS encoding CitMHS family transporter: protein MLSLIGFATLLTIVILLVTGRVAPIVGLVLIPIIGAFAAGFGVTDIGGFFEEGIQSVINVVVMFIFAILYFGIMQDAGLFDPLIRRMIALTSGNVVSIAVGTVIIAAVAHLDGSGASTFLITIPALLPLYRRLQMSPYLLLLLVGASASVVNMFPWAGPLGRTSAVLNINPTELWKPLIPIQITGLLLVIVLAIFLGVREKRRIAKLQSTPTTEYHDSEETATDEKKDESLARPKLLWFNLLLTLGVIAALVEGTIPAEYTFMIGVSIALIVNYPKVSDQMARIRAHASSALLMASIILAAGSFLGILKGSGMLDSIATDLVTILPAFIAPILHVIIGIFGVPFDLILSTDAYYFALLPVVEQIASSHGIAATSTAYAMIVGNIIGTFVSPLAPAVWLAIGLAKVEMGGHIRYSFPWMWGLSIVLMAFAFLFGIITL from the coding sequence ATGCTGAGTCTGATTGGATTTGCAACATTACTTACAATTGTGATTCTACTGGTCACAGGAAGAGTGGCGCCAATCGTCGGCCTTGTATTGATCCCGATCATCGGTGCTTTTGCGGCGGGTTTTGGTGTTACTGATATTGGCGGTTTTTTTGAAGAAGGCATTCAGTCTGTCATCAATGTAGTCGTCATGTTTATATTTGCGATTTTATATTTTGGGATAATGCAAGATGCCGGGCTATTTGACCCGCTGATTCGACGAATGATTGCGTTAACCAGCGGAAATGTAGTGAGTATCGCAGTTGGTACGGTCATCATCGCTGCGGTCGCCCACTTGGACGGCTCCGGTGCATCCACATTTTTGATTACAATACCTGCGTTGCTTCCTTTATATCGGCGCTTACAGATGAGTCCCTATCTGCTTCTTTTATTAGTTGGAGCAAGTGCCAGTGTGGTTAATATGTTTCCATGGGCAGGGCCGCTGGGTCGTACATCGGCGGTGCTCAATATCAACCCCACAGAATTGTGGAAGCCGCTGATCCCGATCCAGATCACTGGTTTATTACTGGTGATTGTGTTAGCGATCTTTTTGGGAGTTCGGGAAAAACGACGGATTGCTAAACTTCAATCGACACCTACGACTGAATATCATGACAGCGAAGAGACCGCCACTGATGAGAAGAAAGATGAATCTCTAGCCAGACCCAAACTGCTATGGTTTAATTTATTATTGACTTTAGGTGTGATCGCAGCTTTGGTAGAGGGAACGATTCCAGCGGAGTATACCTTTATGATCGGGGTATCCATCGCTTTGATTGTGAACTATCCAAAGGTAAGCGATCAGATGGCAAGAATACGTGCCCATGCATCCAGCGCATTATTGATGGCCTCGATTATTCTGGCTGCAGGCTCGTTTTTGGGTATATTAAAGGGATCGGGAATGCTCGATTCGATTGCGACTGATCTTGTAACGATTTTACCGGCATTTATCGCCCCTATTTTACATGTGATCATCGGAATCTTTGGCGTTCCATTCGATTTGATTCTTAGCACAGATGCCTATTATTTTGCCCTCTTGCCCGTCGTTGAGCAAATCGCAAGCAGTCATGGTATCGCTGCCACCTCAACGGCGTATGCCATGATTGTGGGAAATATCATCGGAACCTTTGTCAGCCCCTTGGCTCCAGCAGTTTGGTTGGCGATTGGCTTAGCTAAAGTAGAGATGGGTGGCCATATTCGTTACTCCTTCCCATGGATGTGGGGACTTAGCATTGTTTTGATGGCATTCGCGTTTTTATTTGGCATTATTACGTTATGA